The Altererythrobacter sp. Root672 genome includes a window with the following:
- a CDS encoding HAD family hydrolase, with product MIELSIFDVDRTITRKPTYSLFLLFAMRRRAPWRVVLTPILVPAALAYAAGLITRTRMKEIMHWVALGGSVPGEEALALAEEFAVQLHRDGLYPQAIERIAAEREAGRTVVLATAAPSLYIAPLAKRLAIDDVVATGAIRRGDVLTHRVQGTNCYGAHKLTMIVDALSERQIDRQAMHVRFFTDHASDSAVCEWADEAFAVNPSPKMLALAQQKGWPIIDWRTA from the coding sequence ATGATCGAGCTTTCGATTTTCGACGTCGACCGCACGATCACGCGGAAGCCGACCTACAGCTTGTTTTTGCTGTTCGCGATGCGACGGCGCGCGCCGTGGCGCGTGGTTCTGACACCGATCCTTGTCCCAGCCGCGTTGGCCTATGCGGCGGGATTGATCACCCGCACGCGGATGAAGGAGATCATGCACTGGGTCGCACTGGGCGGCTCGGTGCCCGGCGAGGAAGCGCTGGCGCTGGCAGAGGAATTCGCCGTGCAGCTGCATCGCGACGGTCTCTATCCTCAGGCCATCGAGCGGATCGCTGCGGAGCGCGAGGCCGGTCGCACGGTCGTGCTCGCGACGGCGGCACCCTCGCTCTATATTGCACCGCTCGCCAAACGCCTGGCGATTGACGATGTCGTGGCAACCGGGGCGATCCGTCGCGGTGACGTCCTGACCCATCGGGTCCAGGGCACGAACTGCTACGGTGCGCACAAGCTGACAATGATCGTCGATGCCTTGTCGGAGAGACAGATCGATCGGCAGGCAATGCATGTCCGGTTCTTCACCGATCACGCTTCGGACAGTGCCGTTTGCGAATGGGCCGACGAGGCTTTCGCGGTCAATCCGTCGCCGAAGATGCTGGCCCTTGCCCAGCAAAAGGGGTGGCCGATAATCGATTGGCGGACCGCGTGA
- a CDS encoding response regulator — translation MNRTVVLCDDHPLLLQGLVDLLRGAGGFDILDSTTSGHRALSQIRKLRPDIAVLDVSMPDIGGLDILRAVHTERLGVRVVFLTATIPGKKVAEALSYGIWGLLTKDYATEHFLECLETVAAGERWLPKNLLEKVELDEDHDIGARLATLTLRELEISRLVCRGLSNRSIAAELGSAEGTVSIHLGNIYRKLDISSRTMLASLLVQHHMLTDD, via the coding sequence GTGAACCGGACAGTCGTCCTGTGCGACGATCATCCGCTGTTGCTTCAAGGCCTGGTCGATCTGTTGCGGGGCGCCGGGGGGTTCGACATTCTCGATTCCACCACGAGCGGCCATCGGGCGCTGAGCCAGATCCGCAAGCTTCGGCCTGACATTGCCGTCCTCGACGTTTCGATGCCTGACATTGGCGGCCTCGACATCCTGAGGGCCGTACATACCGAGCGCCTGGGAGTCCGCGTGGTCTTCCTCACGGCGACCATTCCCGGCAAGAAGGTCGCCGAAGCGCTGTCCTACGGGATCTGGGGGCTGCTAACCAAGGACTACGCCACCGAGCACTTTCTCGAATGCCTGGAGACGGTCGCCGCGGGCGAACGGTGGTTGCCCAAGAACCTGCTCGAAAAGGTGGAACTGGACGAGGACCACGACATCGGCGCCCGGCTTGCCACGCTGACATTGCGCGAACTGGAGATCTCTCGCCTGGTGTGCCGCGGTTTGTCCAATCGCTCGATCGCGGCAGAGCTCGGTTCAGCCGAAGGAACGGTCAGCATCCACCTCGGGAACATCTATCGCAAGCTCGACATCTCCAGTCGGACCATGCTCGCCTCGCTCCTCGTCCAGCATCACATGCTGACTGACGACTAG
- a CDS encoding ATP-binding protein, with protein sequence MKYARSFSLRLALTYVGLFLLSVGLLVGSFYYVSVYRPHEALKRQIRREALQLEQIYAVDGEAALITALASRAEERGDRAAFHVFIGPDGDLKSANIPTWPSERGEQWLDLEADIYTEGAEYDQHAFALDVGFDNGARLMVGRDAEDLEELRELLGNGMVWLVGSSLFLGLLGGGLISRAIGVRLEQISKAAIQVMEGDLAGRVPVDSSNDDFDRVSQTLNQMLDRIEDLFASVRRVSDNVAHELRTPLARLLADIETLEAEYPSETNPEVKRIGTEVRRLQKIFDGLLRISRIEAGRHALAFEPIAAATLLEDLKELYDPAAEELGGRIRIEDVPSDQFRGDRDLLFQALTNLIDNAIKYGAPEPDISLSACHKDGSACFVVANRGPEVSEHILRRASERFFRGENASQKPGEGLGLPVVQAIAKAHDGSMELSHANGVTEALFCVPWRPVS encoded by the coding sequence ATGAAGTACGCCCGCAGTTTCTCGCTGCGCCTGGCGCTGACTTATGTCGGGCTCTTCCTGCTTTCCGTCGGGCTGCTCGTGGGCTCGTTCTACTACGTCAGCGTGTACCGGCCCCATGAGGCCTTGAAGAGGCAGATCAGGCGCGAAGCGCTTCAGCTCGAACAGATCTACGCCGTCGATGGCGAAGCGGCGTTGATTACCGCGCTGGCCTCGCGCGCCGAGGAGCGCGGCGACAGGGCTGCGTTTCATGTCTTCATCGGCCCGGACGGCGATCTGAAGTCGGCCAACATCCCGACCTGGCCATCGGAGCGGGGTGAGCAGTGGCTCGATCTGGAAGCCGACATCTACACCGAAGGGGCCGAGTACGATCAGCATGCCTTCGCCCTCGACGTCGGGTTCGACAATGGGGCGAGGTTGATGGTCGGGCGCGATGCCGAGGATCTGGAGGAGCTTCGCGAGCTGCTTGGGAACGGCATGGTATGGCTGGTGGGCAGCAGTCTGTTTCTCGGCCTGCTCGGCGGCGGCCTGATCAGCCGGGCGATCGGTGTGCGGCTGGAGCAGATCTCAAAAGCGGCGATCCAGGTCATGGAGGGCGACCTGGCCGGAAGAGTCCCGGTTGACAGCAGCAACGACGATTTCGATCGGGTTAGCCAGACCCTCAACCAGATGCTCGATCGGATCGAAGATCTCTTTGCTTCGGTCAGGAGGGTGTCGGACAACGTGGCGCACGAGCTGAGGACCCCGCTTGCTCGCCTGCTCGCAGACATTGAAACACTGGAAGCGGAGTACCCGAGCGAGACCAATCCAGAGGTTAAAAGGATCGGAACCGAAGTTCGGCGGCTGCAGAAGATCTTCGACGGTCTGCTGAGGATTTCACGCATCGAAGCCGGGCGGCATGCGTTGGCCTTCGAACCCATCGCGGCTGCCACTTTGCTGGAGGACCTGAAGGAACTCTACGACCCCGCGGCCGAGGAACTGGGGGGCAGGATAAGGATCGAGGACGTCCCCTCCGACCAGTTCCGGGGCGATCGGGACCTGCTTTTCCAGGCGCTGACCAACCTGATCGACAACGCGATCAAGTACGGTGCTCCCGAACCCGACATCAGCCTTTCGGCATGCCACAAGGATGGTTCGGCCTGCTTCGTGGTTGCCAATCGCGGCCCTGAAGTCAGCGAACACATCCTACGGCGCGCAAGCGAGCGGTTCTTCAGAGGCGAGAATGCCAGCCAGAAGCCTGGAGAGGGACTTGGCCTCCCGGTGGTCCAGGCGATTGCCAAGGCCCACGACGGCAGCATGGAACTGAGCCACGCAAACGGCGTGACCGAGGCGCTTTTTTGCGTACCGTGGCGGCCGGTATCATAG
- a CDS encoding ATP-binding protein, with product MPRSRREVFLSTRNTLLFSDPERLIGIGRAVTVGFALLAMYLDPTQPRKFQYEVSILLASYAVFAAVLLIKPIDRPTHSLAHLWVHLIDSLVLGMLAFLSNELTSPFFSFFSFPLLAMTIRWGVKGTIFGAAILEIMLLAIGIPDILDGNSELNYLIVRGAYFLVFATMLGYFAAYREQSRARLISLANWPADNLAYDQYAWLSRMCRHATSVLDGDELIVVWREQDSPRGCVAHWQSGQLSIQRNADPQYWSWVEIDAFDLLPSRGARAIDRASHSRLKLALGIADKPSTAKEPTVIAASFHTLRFTGLCAISNPDSRPEDALSLVEIIASHFAGELERFDLVSQVSDIARSEERETLARDLHDGVLQDLTAITLKLRNAYVPLPEQKPVLREIELLVAEQQRRIRYFVEGQRDRRSSQAFDASSELRVLVQRLANQWGIDVEIEEIDLPSKLPRPVLENIEQLVSEATANAVRHGAARQVLVRLSGDSDKLSLVIRDDGKGMADGKLDKGSSSLRSRLDKFGGSMSIGRAFPGLEITMSIPMRGRA from the coding sequence ATGCCCCGATCAAGGCGTGAGGTCTTTCTTTCGACGCGGAATACCCTGCTGTTTTCCGATCCCGAGAGACTCATCGGCATCGGACGCGCGGTGACCGTGGGCTTTGCCCTTTTGGCGATGTACCTTGACCCGACCCAACCCCGCAAATTCCAGTACGAAGTCAGCATCCTGCTGGCGAGCTATGCGGTCTTTGCGGCGGTCCTGCTCATAAAGCCGATCGATCGACCGACCCACAGCCTGGCCCACCTCTGGGTCCACCTGATTGACTCGCTTGTCCTTGGAATGTTGGCGTTCCTTTCGAACGAACTGACCAGCCCGTTCTTCTCCTTCTTCTCCTTCCCCTTGCTGGCCATGACCATACGCTGGGGCGTAAAGGGCACGATCTTCGGGGCGGCCATTCTCGAGATCATGCTGCTGGCCATCGGCATCCCGGATATCCTGGATGGCAATTCAGAGCTGAACTACCTGATCGTCCGTGGCGCCTATTTCTTGGTGTTCGCAACGATGCTGGGATACTTCGCAGCCTATCGCGAACAAAGCCGCGCCCGGCTGATAAGCCTCGCAAACTGGCCGGCCGACAATCTCGCCTACGACCAATATGCCTGGCTGAGCCGCATGTGCAGGCACGCGACATCCGTGCTCGACGGTGACGAACTGATCGTCGTCTGGCGCGAACAGGATAGCCCCCGCGGCTGCGTGGCGCATTGGCAGAGCGGCCAATTGTCGATCCAGCGCAATGCCGATCCGCAATACTGGAGCTGGGTCGAAATCGATGCGTTCGACCTGCTCCCCTCGCGCGGGGCGCGGGCAATCGACAGGGCAAGCCATTCGCGCCTGAAGTTGGCGCTAGGCATCGCAGACAAACCTTCGACGGCGAAGGAACCGACGGTCATTGCGGCAAGCTTCCATACCTTGCGGTTTACCGGCCTGTGCGCGATCTCAAATCCCGACAGCCGGCCCGAAGATGCGCTTTCGCTGGTAGAGATCATTGCCTCGCATTTCGCGGGCGAGCTCGAACGGTTCGACCTGGTTTCCCAGGTCTCGGATATCGCGCGTTCCGAAGAGCGAGAGACACTTGCGCGGGACCTCCACGACGGCGTGCTTCAGGACCTGACTGCGATCACGCTCAAGCTCCGCAACGCGTACGTCCCATTGCCTGAGCAAAAGCCCGTCCTGCGGGAGATCGAACTGCTCGTCGCCGAGCAACAGCGCAGGATCAGGTATTTCGTCGAAGGCCAGCGTGACCGCCGTTCGAGCCAGGCGTTTGACGCCTCCTCGGAACTGAGAGTCCTGGTCCAGCGACTGGCAAACCAGTGGGGTATCGACGTCGAGATCGAAGAGATCGACCTTCCGTCCAAGCTTCCCCGACCCGTGCTGGAGAACATCGAACAGCTTGTGTCCGAAGCAACCGCCAACGCCGTTCGTCACGGGGCCGCGCGACAGGTTCTCGTTCGCTTGTCAGGCGATTCCGATAAGCTCTCTTTGGTGATAAGGGATGACGGCAAGGGCATGGCCGACGGGAAGCTGGACAAGGGTTCGAGTTCATTGCGCTCGCGGCTCGACAAGTTTGGCGGCAGCATGTCCATTGGCCGCGCGTTTCCCGGCCTGGAGATCACGATGAGCATTCCCATGCGAGGCCGCGCGTGA
- a CDS encoding PepSY domain-containing protein, with the protein MKVPGLLAIALLAISSAAVAQRPASISVLEAVKIAERNGKGHVTDVEKDRWGKKPVYEVEVVRGTKSQEYIIDASTGKILRQNSSMLRDFWEEVFGRSNEAYLSRAHSLSSIIAALENRTGGKVLAASFDVERGQAYYEVEFLSQIGRTKLYLDPVTGQRLNFIPDD; encoded by the coding sequence ATGAAAGTTCCTGGGCTCCTGGCCATCGCACTGCTTGCGATCAGTAGCGCCGCGGTGGCGCAACGGCCGGCGTCGATTTCGGTGCTCGAGGCGGTGAAGATCGCCGAGCGCAACGGCAAGGGGCACGTGACCGACGTCGAGAAGGACCGTTGGGGCAAAAAGCCGGTCTACGAGGTAGAGGTCGTGCGCGGCACGAAGTCGCAAGAGTACATCATCGACGCGAGCACAGGGAAGATCCTGCGGCAGAACTCGTCAATGCTCAGAGACTTTTGGGAGGAGGTGTTCGGCCGATCGAACGAGGCCTATCTCAGCCGGGCCCACAGTTTGTCATCGATCATCGCCGCACTCGAGAACCGAACCGGAGGCAAGGTGCTTGCGGCGTCGTTCGACGTTGAGCGCGGCCAAGCCTACTATGAAGTGGAGTTTCTCAGCCAGATCGGCCGCACGAAGCTTTACCTCGATCCGGTAACCGGCCAGCGCCTCAACTTCATTCCCGACGATTAG
- a CDS encoding lysylphosphatidylglycerol synthase transmembrane domain-containing protein yields the protein MEATGDTKSASPASGRWRWLKAAIGVLFGAIALIVLWQSVDYRDVAAHFGKAAVAPLIVGLIAYALDFLLRAYRFKILLEGTRHEIRFLPTVAPFVASFGINDILPFRLGDGFRVFWFHDRLNLPLGRVLGAMLLERLLDLVTIVLLACLALIAIDVVVSDQVLERLRWVMIACSVGGVLVLFSPLALHRLAGRLQQSPRRAIALTGKGIASMSDAIKEAGTLGRMSRLIAFSLLIWLLESVAALAVWVSLGGPLGEWLKPFFAFTIAMLGTLVPALPGHFGSFDYFGVLSFQAVGVEADFAAAVILLLHLLLWLPTALFAVAWLILAPKTGKRVFRTAS from the coding sequence ATGGAAGCGACCGGGGACACCAAGTCCGCCTCCCCGGCAAGCGGGCGCTGGCGGTGGCTCAAGGCGGCGATTGGGGTTCTTTTCGGCGCCATTGCGCTGATCGTGCTTTGGCAGTCGGTCGACTATCGCGACGTCGCTGCCCATTTTGGCAAAGCTGCGGTGGCTCCGCTCATTGTCGGGCTAATCGCCTACGCGCTCGATTTCCTGCTCCGCGCTTACCGCTTCAAGATCCTGCTCGAAGGCACGCGGCACGAGATTCGCTTCCTCCCCACCGTGGCGCCCTTTGTCGCCAGCTTCGGCATCAACGACATCCTTCCCTTCCGCTTGGGCGACGGCTTTCGGGTTTTCTGGTTTCATGATCGCCTGAACCTGCCGCTGGGAAGAGTCCTGGGCGCGATGTTGCTCGAACGGCTGCTCGATCTCGTCACTATCGTGCTGCTGGCCTGCCTCGCCTTGATCGCCATCGATGTAGTGGTTTCGGACCAGGTGCTGGAGCGGCTTCGCTGGGTCATGATCGCGTGCTCGGTCGGCGGCGTCCTGGTCCTGTTCTCGCCGCTGGCGCTCCACCGCCTCGCCGGCCGCCTGCAACAATCGCCGCGGCGCGCGATCGCGCTGACAGGCAAGGGCATCGCGTCGATGTCGGACGCGATCAAGGAAGCCGGCACGCTTGGCCGCATGAGCCGGCTGATCGCCTTCTCGCTGCTTATCTGGCTACTCGAGAGCGTAGCGGCCTTGGCCGTGTGGGTTAGCCTCGGCGGTCCGCTTGGCGAATGGCTCAAGCCGTTCTTCGCCTTTACCATCGCGATGCTGGGCACGCTGGTGCCGGCCTTGCCGGGGCACTTCGGCTCGTTCGACTACTTTGGCGTGCTGTCGTTCCAGGCCGTCGGGGTCGAGGCCGATTTCGCGGCAGCGGTGATCCTGCTGCTGCATCTCTTGCTGTGGTTGCCCACTGCCCTCTTTGCGGTGGCGTGGCTGATCCTGGCGCCGAAAACCGGCAAGCGCGTTTTCAGGACAGCGTCTTGA
- a CDS encoding nucleotidyltransferase family protein, whose translation MELRPVTAACATSQATRWHVILLAGDRPGGDPLAQEFGVASKSLVPLGGKPMLAHVLQTLLSHPQIGEVFVLSQDPELLFDNPAIAPFRADPRVRLAPSGSGIASSIEGTLRQDWLDWPVLITTSDHVLLDKGTLDWFLDHSAECDVAVGMVDREAFKTDGLDSKRTWLRFRDVDVTGANLFALNSRAVFKGLTYWQSLEGDRKKPWRMAWKLGPTLLLNFLLRRLTLIEAFGAAGRKLGVEARPVRIPFAHAGVDVDKLADHSLVEGMLARLPQ comes from the coding sequence ATGGAATTGCGTCCCGTCACCGCCGCGTGCGCTACGTCCCAGGCAACACGTTGGCATGTCATACTTCTGGCTGGCGATAGACCGGGCGGCGATCCGCTTGCGCAGGAGTTCGGTGTCGCTTCGAAATCGCTGGTCCCGCTCGGCGGGAAGCCGATGCTGGCGCATGTGCTGCAAACACTGCTGTCGCATCCGCAGATCGGCGAGGTTTTTGTCCTCTCCCAGGATCCCGAGCTGCTGTTTGATAATCCGGCTATCGCCCCGTTCCGGGCGGACCCGCGGGTTCGCCTTGCGCCATCAGGGTCGGGCATCGCCAGCTCGATCGAAGGAACTCTGCGGCAGGATTGGCTCGACTGGCCGGTACTGATCACGACCTCGGATCACGTTCTGCTCGACAAGGGAACGCTCGACTGGTTCCTCGACCACTCTGCAGAGTGCGACGTTGCTGTGGGCATGGTCGATCGCGAGGCCTTCAAGACCGACGGGCTCGATTCCAAGAGGACCTGGCTGCGCTTTCGCGACGTCGATGTCACCGGCGCCAATCTCTTCGCGTTGAATTCGCGAGCGGTGTTCAAGGGGCTGACCTACTGGCAATCGCTCGAAGGCGACCGCAAGAAGCCATGGCGCATGGCGTGGAAGCTTGGTCCAACGCTCTTGTTGAACTTTCTCCTGCGGCGTCTGACGCTGATCGAAGCCTTCGGTGCTGCGGGCCGCAAGCTGGGTGTCGAGGCGCGACCGGTGCGCATTCCCTTCGCCCACGCCGGGGTGGACGTTGACAAACTGGCGGATCACTCCTTGGTGGAAGGCATGCTGGCCCGCCTGCCTCAATGA
- a CDS encoding response regulator transcription factor, which produces MQVLLIEDDPRVADFVAGGLRQAGHQVDVRDDGKDGLIQASSEVYDVIVLDRMLPNVDGLKILQTLRATGDTTPVLILSALADVDERVRGLKAGGDDYLGKPFALSELLARVDALGRRAPQSDVPVTGYQIDDLEIDLLGHTARRGGRRIDLTSREFQILSCLAEHTGRVVTRNMLLEQVWDYSFDPQTNVIDQHISKLRQKIDHEFEKQLIHTVRGSGYVLRAE; this is translated from the coding sequence GTGCAGGTTCTGCTGATCGAGGATGACCCGCGAGTAGCCGATTTCGTGGCCGGCGGATTGCGGCAGGCCGGACATCAGGTCGACGTTCGGGATGACGGGAAGGACGGCTTGATCCAGGCCAGCTCGGAAGTTTACGATGTGATAGTCCTCGACCGAATGCTGCCCAATGTCGACGGCCTCAAGATCCTCCAGACACTCCGGGCGACCGGCGACACGACGCCGGTGCTGATATTGAGCGCCCTCGCCGATGTCGACGAGCGCGTTCGTGGACTGAAGGCCGGCGGCGACGATTATCTCGGCAAGCCCTTCGCGCTCTCTGAACTGCTGGCGCGCGTCGATGCCCTGGGGCGACGTGCTCCGCAGTCGGACGTCCCGGTCACCGGCTACCAGATCGACGATCTCGAGATCGACCTGCTGGGACATACGGCCCGTCGTGGCGGACGCCGCATCGACCTGACTTCGCGGGAGTTCCAGATACTCTCCTGCCTGGCCGAACACACCGGGAGGGTGGTGACGCGGAACATGCTGCTCGAACAAGTGTGGGACTACAGCTTCGACCCTCAGACGAACGTTATCGACCAGCACATCAGCAAGCTGAGGCAAAAGATCGACCACGAGTTTGAGAAGCAGTTGATCCACACCGTCCGCGGAAGCGGCTACGTGCTCCGCGCAGAATGA